One genomic window of Aptenodytes patagonicus chromosome 3, bAptPat1.pri.cur, whole genome shotgun sequence includes the following:
- the TMEM30A gene encoding cell cycle control protein 50A, with product MAVNYSAKEEADGHPSGGVGVPGGGAVSGGGGGGGAVKTRKPDNTAFKQQRLPAWQPILTAGTVLPAFFIIGLIFIPIGIGIFVTSNNIREYEIDYTGTEPSSPCNKCLNVSWDSTPPCTCIINFTLEHSFESNVFMYYGLSNFYQNHRRYVKSRDDSQLNGDNSSLLNPSKECEPYRTNEDKPIAPCGAIANSMFNDTLELYRIDNGTETSITLIKKGIAWWTDKNVKFRNPTGDGNNLTALFQGTTKPVNWPKAVYMLDMEPDNNGFINEDFIVWMRTAALPTFRKLYRLIERKNNLQPTLQAGKYFLNITYNYPVHSFDGRKRMILSTISWMGGKNPFLGIAYITVGSICFFLGVVLLIIHHKYGNRNTSADIPN from the exons ATGGCGGTGAACTACAGCGCGAAGGAGGAGGCGGACGGGCACCCctcgggcggcgtcggggtgccgggcggcggggcggtgagcggcggcggcggcggcggcggggccgtgaAGACCCGCAAGCCCGATAACACGGCGTTCAAGCAGCAGCGGCTGCCGGCCTGGCAGCCCATCCTGACGGCGGGCACGGTGCTGCCGGCCTTCTTCATCATCGGCCTCATCTTCATCCCCATCGGCATCGGCATCTTCGTCACCTCCAACAACATCCGCGAGTACGag ATTGACTATACAGGAACAGAGCCTTCTAGTCCCTGCAACAAATGTTTAAATGTGTCCTGGGACAGCACACCACCTTGTACTTGCATCATCAATTTCACACTGGAACATTCATTTGAG AGCAATGTATTCATGTATTATGGACTTTCCAACTTCTATCAAAACCATCGTCGTTATGTGAAATCTCGAGATGACAGCCAGCTAAATGGAGATAACAGTTCACTACTT AATCCAAGTAAGGAATGTGAGCCTTACCGCACAAATGAGGACAAACCCATTGCTCCTTGTGGAGCTATTGCCAACAGTATGTTTAATG ATACACTGGAATTATACCGCATTGATAATGGCACAGAGACTTCTATTACTTTGATTAAAAAAGGCATTGCGTGGTGGACAGATAAAAATGTGAAGTTCAGGAATCCTACAGGAGATGGAAATAACTTAACTGCGCTTTTCCAAG GCACAACAAAACCTGTAAACTGGCCCAAGGCAGTGTATATGCTGGACATGGAGCCTGACAACAATGGCTTTATCAATGAAGACTTCATTGTGTGGATGCGTACTGCTGCTCTGCCAACATTTCGCAAGCTGTATCGTCTCATtgaaaggaagaataatttaCAGCCTACCTTAcaggctggaaaatattttttgaatatCACATACA ATTATCCTGTACACAGTTTTGATGGACGAAAAAGAATGATCCTAAGCACCATCTCGTGGATGGGAGGCAAAAATCCCTTCCTGGGAATTGCTTATATCACTGTTGGGTCCATATGCTTCTTCTTAGGAGTTGTATTGCTGATCATCCATCACAAATACGGAAATCGAAACACTAGTGCAGACATTCCCAATTAA